CCACCGCTTCGTCGAAGGCGGCCTCCAGGTCGGCGACCACCGCCCCGTTCAGGGCGTTCAGGGCCTTGGGCCGGTCGATGGTCAGCGTGGCGATGCCATCGTTCACGTCCACCACGACCTTTCTCGCCTGGTCAGCCATTCCCGTTCCTCCCTTTTTCATTCCGTGGTTGAAACAGACCGCGTTATGGTGAACACTCACCGTTCAGGCACCGGAGATTCCGGGGCGAGCGTCCCGGGAGACGGTAGGATACAAGATGCGTGCCCTTTTTCCCAAGGAGGTTCCCATGAGACGCGCGCTTCCGTTGTTGGTGCTCTTCCTGTTCGTGGCCGCGGGCGCGGCCTCCGCGGCCGAGCTGGCCGGGGTGCGGGTGCCCGACACGGTCACCGTGGAGGGCCACACCCTGCGGCTCCAGGGGCTCGGGCTCCGCAAGAAGTTCTTCTTCAAGGTGTACGTGGGCGCCCTGTACCTCACCACCCCCACCTCGGACGGGGCCGCGGCCATCCGGGCCGACGAGCCCAAGCGGATCTCCATGTACTTCCTGCGCGACGTGGGCGGCGACAAGCTGCGCGACGCGTTCGAGGAGGGGTTCTTCAAGGCGGCCCAGGAGCGGCTCGACGCGCTTCGGGCCCGGATCGACCGGTTCCTGGCCCTGTTCCCCGACGAGGTGGAGGACGGCCAGGTGGTCACCCTCACCTACCTGCCCGGCCAGGGCACCGAGGTGGCCATCGCCGGCCAGGTGAAGGGCGTGATCGAGGGCAAGGACTTCATGGAGGCCCTGTGGGGCATCTGGCTCGGGGAGGTACCGGCCGACTCGCGGCTCAAGAAGGGGATGCTGGGGGGGTAGGGCAGCCGGCGTCCGCCGCCCGGACCGCCTCCAGGAACCGCCGGAGCCGGTCCGGGTCCTTCACGCCGGGCCGTGCTTCGGTGCCCGAGGCCGCGTCCACCGCCCAGGGCCGCACGGTGCGGATCGCCTCGGCCACGTTTTCCGGGGTGAGCCCTCCGGCCAGAACGATCCGGCCGTAGCGCCGGGCCTCCCGGGCCAGGCCCCAGTCGATGGTCCGGCCGGTCCCGCCGCCCGGCGCGTCGAGCAGGAACGCCGAGAGCCCCGGGTAGCGGCTCAACCGGTCCAGGTCGGCCGGGCCGGCGATGCCCACCGCCTTGAGCACCGGCAGGCCCAGGGCCCGGATGTAGGCGGGATCCTCGTCGCCGTGGAGCTGGGCCAGGTGGAGCCCGCAGCCGCGAACCAGCCGGCGCACCTCGTCCACGGGCTGGTTCCGGAACACCCCCACGGCCGCCACGAACGGCGGCAGCTCCTCCACCACCCGGGCCACCACCTCGGGGTCGGCCGGCCGCTTCGTGCCCGGCGCGAACACGAACCCCAGGGCGTCGACTCCCAGGTCGGCCGCCAGCAGGGCGTCGTCCCGCCGGGTGAGGCCGCACACCTTGACCCGGGTCCTCATGGTTCACGGCCCCCGTGGGGCCGCGGGCTAGAAGGCTGGAACGCTAGAACGCTGGAAAGCCGGACCCGCGCGTGCCCCAGCCTCTTCCGCCCTCCCGCCCGGGGGATGGGCCGGACTCTGACGGGATCCGGGGTCGGCCTCATGGCCCGCGCTCCACGAGCGCGCGCAGGGCCGCGCCCGGGTCGGGCGCGGTCACCAGGGCCTCGCCGATCAGGAACGCCCGCGCGCCCTCGGCTTCCAGCAGGTCCAGGTCCCGGGCCGAGCCGAGCCCGCTCTCGCTCACCACCACCCGGTCGGCCGGGATCCGGGGCAGGAGCCGTCGGGTCACCTCGATGCTCACCTCGAAGGTGGCCAGGTTCCGGTTGTTGATGCCCACGAACCGGGCCCCCGCGGCCAGGGCCGCGTCCAGCTCGTCGCCGTCGTGGACCTCCACCAGGGGCTCCACCCCCACCAGCCGGCACAGCTCCACGAACTCGCCCAGGCGCGGGCCCAGCACCGCCGCGATCAGGAGCACCAGGTCCGCGCCCCAGGCCCGGGCCTCCCACACCTGGTAGGGGTCGATCACGAAGTCCTTCCGGAGCACCGGAAGGTCCACGGCCCCGCGCACGGCGCGCAGGTCCTCGAGGCTGCCCCCGAAGAAGTCGGGCTCGGTCAGCACCGACACGGCGAACGCGCCGGCCTCGGCATAGGCCCGGGCCAGGCCGGCCGGGTCCAGGTCGGGGCGCAGGTCGCCCTTGGACGGGCTGCGGCGCTTCACCTCGGCGATCACGGCCCGGCGGTCGGGGGGCCAGGATGCCAGCCGCTCCAGGGGGTCGGCCCCCCGGCGGCGGGGCCCGCACCGGTCCCACAGGAACTCCAAGGGCACCTTCTCCTGGGCCTCGTCCACCCGCCGGCGGCGGGCCGCCACAATGCGGTCAAGGATCGTCATCGGTTCGTGATCTCCACGAGCTGCTCCAGCTTCTGGAGGGCCCGGCCCGAGTCGATGGCGTCCTGGGCCATGCGGATGCCCCACATCAGGTCCTTGGTGGCCCCGGCCACCAGCAGGGCCGCGCCCGCGTTCAGCAGCACCACGTCGCGGCGGGGCCCCTTCTCTCCCTCCAGGATCGACCGGACGATCCGGGCGTTCTCCTCGGCGTTGCCGCCGTGGATCGCCTCGGGGGGCGCGGTGCGAAGCCCCAGCTCCTCGGGGTGCAGGTCGAACTCCTCCACCGAGCCGTTGCGGAGTTCGGCCACGTGGGTGGGCCCGGTGATCGTGATCTCGTCGAGCCCGTCCGACCCGTGGACCACGAACGCCCGCTCGCTCCCCAGCCGCTGGAGCACCCGGGCCAGCTTGCCGGTGAGGTCCCTCCGGTAGACCCCGAGCACCTGGCGGCTGGCCCCGGCCGGGTTCGTGAGGGGGCCCAGCACGTTGAACACGGTGCGGATCCCCATCTCCCGGCGCACCGGGGCCACGTGACGCATGGCCGAGTGGAGGAGCGGCGCGTACAGGAACCCGATGCCGATCTCCCGGATGCAGGTCTCCACCACCTCGGGGGTCACGTCCAGGTTCACGCCCAGGGCCTCCAGCACGTCGGCGCTGCCGCACCGGCTCGACACGGCCCGGTTGCCGTGCTTGGCCACCCGAACCCCGGCCGCGGCCACCACCAGGGCCGTGGTGGTGGAGATGTTGAAGGTGTTGGTGTCGTCGCCGCCGGTGCCGCAGGTGTCCAGGATGGACTCGTACTCCACGTTGATCTCGTCCCGGTCGAGGGTCAGCACCTCCTTGCGGGGCTCCACCCGGATGGGGGTGGCGTGCTCCCGCATCACCCGGGCGGCACCGGTGATCTCCTCCACGGTCTCGCCCTTGATCCGCAGGGCGGTCAGGAACGCGGCCATCTGGGCGTGGGTGGCCTCGCCCCCCATGATGGCCTCCATGGCCTCGATCATCTCCCCCTCGGTCAGGTCGCGGCCCTCGACGAGCTTGTG
This is a stretch of genomic DNA from Deferrisoma camini S3R1. It encodes these proteins:
- a CDS encoding chalcone isomerase family protein codes for the protein MRRALPLLVLFLFVAAGAASAAELAGVRVPDTVTVEGHTLRLQGLGLRKKFFFKVYVGALYLTTPTSDGAAAIRADEPKRISMYFLRDVGGDKLRDAFEEGFFKAAQERLDALRARIDRFLALFPDEVEDGQVVTLTYLPGQGTEVAIAGQVKGVIEGKDFMEALWGIWLGEVPADSRLKKGMLGG
- a CDS encoding phosphoribosylanthranilate isomerase — encoded protein: MRTRVKVCGLTRRDDALLAADLGVDALGFVFAPGTKRPADPEVVARVVEELPPFVAAVGVFRNQPVDEVRRLVRGCGLHLAQLHGDEDPAYIRALGLPVLKAVGIAGPADLDRLSRYPGLSAFLLDAPGGGTGRTIDWGLAREARRYGRIVLAGGLTPENVAEAIRTVRPWAVDAASGTEARPGVKDPDRLRRFLEAVRAADAGCPTPPASPS
- the trpD gene encoding anthranilate phosphoribosyltransferase; amino-acid sequence: MFKELIHKLVEGRDLTEGEMIEAMEAIMGGEATHAQMAAFLTALRIKGETVEEITGAARVMREHATPIRVEPRKEVLTLDRDEINVEYESILDTCGTGGDDTNTFNISTTTALVVAAAGVRVAKHGNRAVSSRCGSADVLEALGVNLDVTPEVVETCIREIGIGFLYAPLLHSAMRHVAPVRREMGIRTVFNVLGPLTNPAGASRQVLGVYRRDLTGKLARVLQRLGSERAFVVHGSDGLDEITITGPTHVAELRNGSVEEFDLHPEELGLRTAPPEAIHGGNAEENARIVRSILEGEKGPRRDVVLLNAGAALLVAGATKDLMWGIRMAQDAIDSGRALQKLEQLVEITNR
- the trpC gene encoding indole-3-glycerol phosphate synthase TrpC; protein product: MTILDRIVAARRRRVDEAQEKVPLEFLWDRCGPRRRGADPLERLASWPPDRRAVIAEVKRRSPSKGDLRPDLDPAGLARAYAEAGAFAVSVLTEPDFFGGSLEDLRAVRGAVDLPVLRKDFVIDPYQVWEARAWGADLVLLIAAVLGPRLGEFVELCRLVGVEPLVEVHDGDELDAALAAGARFVGINNRNLATFEVSIEVTRRLLPRIPADRVVVSESGLGSARDLDLLEAEGARAFLIGEALVTAPDPGAALRALVERGP